A stretch of the Myxosarcina sp. GI1 genome encodes the following:
- a CDS encoding type II toxin-antitoxin system PemK/MazF family toxin: MRDYRSESIWLVNFEPQIGTEIKKTRPALIISASEFNRVRKKVTLLPITSKAIANPTLEPVVVTVKASITNGLDKDSIIIAIEPNTFDKKRCIKYLGQIDLEILSEVKQKLNIYLDLLNS; encoded by the coding sequence ATGCGCGATTATCGATCTGAAAGTATCTGGTTAGTTAATTTTGAACCGCAAATAGGAACTGAAATTAAAAAAACTAGACCAGCTTTAATTATTTCAGCCTCAGAGTTTAATCGAGTTAGAAAAAAAGTTACTCTATTACCTATTACTTCTAAGGCGATCGCCAATCCCACGTTAGAACCTGTGGTAGTTACGGTTAAGGCTTCAATAACTAATGGTTTAGATAAGGATAGTATTATTATTGCTATTGAACCCAATACTTTTGATAAAAAAAGATGTATTAAATATTTAGGGCAAATTGACTTAGAGATTTTGAGCGAGGTGAAGCAAAAACTAAACATTTATCTGGATTTACTAAACAGTTAG